Genomic window (Kogia breviceps isolate mKogBre1 chromosome 15, mKogBre1 haplotype 1, whole genome shotgun sequence):
TGCCAAAGAAATTAGTTATCCAGCTGGTTTCCCCATGGGTTACGCAGCAGCTCCTGCCTATTCCCCCAACACGTACCCTGGAGCGAATCCTACCTTCCAAACAGGTTACACTCTTGGCAAACCTTACGAAGTGTCCTGTTCCCCCACCAGCGGGGCGGTGCCACCGTATTCCTCCTCCGCCAACCCCTACCAGACCACTGGACACCCCGTGCGAAGTGCCTACCCCCAGCAGAGCGCGCACGCACAGCAAGGCACGCATTATCCCCAGCCCCTGTATGCAGTACCCCCTCACGTCATCCACCACCACACAGTGGTGCAGCCCAACGGCATGCCAGCGACGGTGTCCCCTACTCCCATCCGTCTGCCTAGAGGCAATggggtcaccatgagcacggcgGCGGGGACCACTATAGCCACGTCAGCGGGTACCTTGCTGACTGCCCGCCCACTCCCCAAATCCTGTCGCCCCCACCCCGTCACTGTGCCCACTTATCGGGCCCCAGGAACACCCACCTCCAGCTATGTGCCCCCTCAGTGGTGATCACCCTGCAAACGTTTGCGGATGGAGCTGTGCAGTCACATCGTGGAGGTTCCACAGCTTGTGCTGCAGGCCTTGTGCCTCCAACCAGGACTTTCTTCTTAATGCTCTAGACACTTAGCTAAACACTACTACGGCTGGCCCAGCAGGTCCCAGCGCCCTCAGTCTCCAACTGACTCTGTGAATTTGTCTTAAAGCATATCCTGTTTGGTGGGCTGCCAGGCAATTTTTTAGCTAACTGTAATGATTAAAAGGGAGTATTAATCTATTCTGAATCATATCTAGCTGaatgcatgttttaaaaaaacccacaaaaacaaagcTTGTTCCATCTACCTGCAGTGACTGATGTAGAACCATCATATGCAAAATCCAAAGGAATGGAAAAGCATTTTACAACTTGTATCATTAATGTACTCTTGTAATGTATGCAAGGTCTTAAAGTTATAAGTGTTAAAGTGAGTTTCTTCATAGAGCATCTGAAATCTCTTCGATGATTCTTCAGCCTTTTGGGGTTGACGTGGGTTGCCAATTGGAAACATGGACTTCTACTTTCCACCCATCTGTTCCTTTTGCACGGACTGCACTGGGAGAGAGTTGCAGGGACAGGGAGAGTGTGGGGTGGCCACCGCTGCTTGGGGTGCAGCCAGGTTAATGGCTTTCTCTCCATTTAGGCTTGTGGGGTCAGTGTGATGTGGACGTCCTTAGGGATTACCATGAATCCAGTTAGGGACAAAAGGTGgtttatggggtttccctggtggcgcagtggttgagagtccgcctgctgatgcagggtacacaggttcatgccccggtcatggccgctgagctcgcgcgtccggagcctgtgctccgcaacgggagaggccgcaacagtgagaggcccgcgtaccggaaaaaaaaaaaaaaaaaaaaaaaaggtggtttatgtatcagcaaagcaattttctctGCTATCTAAATTTTCATTACAGATCTCTTACAGATAGAGATGATGCTTTCTATATGTTTAATGGAAAAGTCCTATGTAGAGCGAAATTATTTTCCTGGGATGGAAGATGTGTGAAAGAGAACCAGCCACACTTGGAGGAGGTATTGGCCTCTCCTTTATTTAGCTTAGAAAAATCgttccttccccagccccacccccctccccgctcccGGGGGAAATGTCTGAGTCACCTGAAAACATATGTAGGCATTGTTGTTCTCCCTCCCACAAAGAAGGGCAAAGACTTCATTCAGCCGTGTGTTATGAAGAAAGTCGTATAtttaagaacttttaaaaggGAACAGAACTTTATTGGATATTGACTGTTCCTTGTAGAGAGGCAGGGCTGTGGCTGTCTTTTGGCCCATGCAGTTGATGGGGACTTGTCCTCTGAGGCCATCTGGAGGGCGCTCGTGGAGATGGCTGTGGGGGGGTGTGAGGGAAGGGCTGGCGCCTGTTGTCTGTGAGCCCCTTTGGCCATCTCTTCTTGCGGCTGAGGACACCCAGCACAAAGCACGTGTGGACAGCAAAGGGCCAGGCAGCGTCAGAACGTGTTTGCCTGCCGGAACTTATACAGAAAGGATTTTAGGTTGAAAATCTGAATATTGTACATAAGAAACCAAGAGGATTTTTTGCCTAAATGTGCCCAACTTGTAtcgatgggtgtgtgtgtgggggtctgTCCTCAGATGAAgtcagcgggggtggggggtgaggattGTTCCCTTTCAAGGGTCTGTCAGGGGCGGGGGTGCCCCTGCTCCACCCCTCGTTGTTTCAAGCACTGTGGGCCTCAGGTGGGGAGGGCACCTTACTCTCCTTACGGCTCTGGCAGCTGGTCAGGGCTCCGGCACTGGGGTGGCCTTCAGCCCCGGATGGTGAGTGGGATACCTGACCCCTGAGCCTTTGgtaaccttattttttataatgagtactcttcataattttctttttcacattttattttataagaaatttaGGAATATTTTTGCATGGATCATTGTAAACAGAAGATTTATTTCTAATGTCTATAACATAGTGTGTTTACTAATAAGTACTTTAAATTGCTTCAAGAGCACTTAACCTAcctttgtatgtgtgtattcgtgtgtgtgtgtgtgtgtgtgtgtgtgtgtgtggcagccATTTACCCCAGGCACAGTGTCCACTTCTTCAACTCTTTGTTGGTAATTCCATCTGTGTAGTGGGCAGTTTGTAATATCGATATGTTCTCCAGGGCCTGAACTGATCCAGTAAAACAGCGAAGCTGGTTTCCCCAGTTTAGTGTAATAAGTTAggagaaaatatgattttagtatatgttttttaaaagtcccaAACAGAGTgcacatacacagatacacacgTGACTACCTGTAAGGGTTAAAGTCATTTGAATTCAGGAGGAAGTTGTGAGAAATTATATAGGCTGTTTCTTCCAGCTTGCCTGAGATTTGGCACACACAGGGTGAATGTTTTCACGAGCACTGAATTAAATGGTGttttcaagagaaagaaaagagtgggTTGCATTTTCTCCCCATTTATATCAGCTTTATAAACACTTTCCCCCCgtaacttcttttttgttttgagcaggctccggacgtgcaggctcagcggccatggctcacgggcccagccgctctgcggcatgtgggatcttcctggaccggggcacgaacccatgtcccttgcagtggcaggcggactctcaaccactgtgccaccagggaagcccccccgccCCGTAATTTCTAAAAAAATCTTGTTTCCCTTTTGTGAAGTTGAGTTGGGAGACTTCATCAAATATTTTTGCATTACGGAATATATCTGTGTGGAAATCTTTTCAATTTTGAAACTATCGGGGCATCAGCTATCAAATGTGAAAGGTAGATCTTGTCTAGCAGATAAGACTCTGGATATAATGAATAATAACAAAACTATCATATGTAATTTTAGCAGCATTTAGTTCCAGTAAAATTAAGGAATACAGCTTCTGTTATAAAGTTGCATAATTTGATATCCTAAGCACAATAGTAGAACATTCAGAGAAATTTTGCATTTTCTATATGTGACATTCCTAATTTGAGAGTCTTTCAGCCAAATTACAGTTATTTTAGAAGTTGAGACAGGCAAATAAAAGAACTAATTCCTATAAACATAGATACCAtcatggacattttaaaaaaattttgttctacAGCCTTCCCCTAAGGTTTAGAAGGGATGTTTCTCTGCTTCGGGAAGCCTTGTTTGGATCTGGGCCAGGTGACTGGACGTTTTCACGATGAGTGATGGGCCCATCAGCTTGCTGCCTCTGAGAACTGAGGCCAGCATCAGGGCCAGGGCCATTCGTAGTGACAAGCACAGAAGCGCTTCCAGAATCTTTTGTCTCTTGTGTTTTATCTTTTCTCAACATTCTTGTTGGTTATTAGGCCTACCCGTTGTATTATATGACTGTTTCTTGAGTGCTATGCAAATGTAGTATTTACAGGAGCTGAGGGTGGTCCTGAGCCGTGGGCTGGACACCTGGTCGGTACTCAGTACTCGCCCTGCCCTTCCCAAGCTGGGCATGCAGTGCCTCACTCCATCTGCTGGCACTGGCACttcaaaaaagaggaaatagattCTTGGGGCTTGGGATAGACTAATCTCTGTTAGTGCTGTCCTGCCAGCAGGTGGTGAAAGGATGGCAGGAACGAGACACATCAGTATTGGGGCCTACGTTTTAAGAAGGAAACTCAGACTTCTTCACCTGTCCTTTGTAAACATTTGGAAAGAGTATTACTCCGACCAGTTGGGCCACCTTCTCCCTATCTGGCAGCTAACAGCTGGACGCCCCAGTTACTCCCAGCCTGGGCATTGCCCAGATGGGACAGGACGCCTGACACCCTCTGGCCGTGCAAGGGCAGGCTTAAGGGTGTGGGGCTTGATGTGGGGTACAGCTTCTGGTTCTTCTCTTGGTGCTTTCTAAGGATGGGGTGTGTCTCTAGAGAGGAGTGGTTGGCATAGGGGAAGGGTGGACTGTGTGACTCTCCTCTCTAGTACATTTCAAACATTGGTGTGTTTTTTTCTCCTGAGCTGTTTATTGCTCAACCTGAGCTTTCTGAAAGGAGCCTGCAGAGGACATGCTGCAGAGGAGGGTCTGATCTTTTCAGGTAGAAAGTTGCAGAGTTGATCTTACATGTTTCTGAGGATTTGCCTCTTTCCCCGCCCTATTcacttgaaaaacagaaaaccccTGGTGTAATCTTATTTGAATCCCCAGGACCAATGTCAAGTCACTTGGGACAGGGAGACCAAGGAGAGGCTGGCATCTCTGTGCAGGGAGCCTGCAGTGAGCTTCAGGGGATGCTGTGCTCCCAGGATTGGTGTGTTGGAGATGACAAGTGTCTTATCTTGGTCTCCTGAGCCCTACTGGAGTCTCCTGTAGGTCCTCGTGGAGACCAGTGGTCAGTAGAATAATTGGGCTGGACCTGAGGCCAGCTCTCATGTGTTCCTGGTGGGGTTACTCTGATGGCCACTCAAGAGAGACCCCAGGGAGCCACTGTTACTGACTAGGaaatagttccttttttttttttttaaatgatttctgactactgcttttttttttttttttttttagaccattctcatagtactttttaaaaacttaagccAGCGTTGTCTTCCAGTGTTAAAGGCACCCCTCACCCCTGCACTGAACTTCAGGTGTCAATCAATACAAAGGAACTTCCATCCTGAGCCAATTACATTATGTGTAAATTCAtacgattttaatttttttatgcaaTCTGATGAGTAGATAAGCTCAgacttaaaattcttaaaagcacGTTTATTGTAACAAGAATTGTTATGTATTAATACTGCAATTTTCAGTAAAGAttgacttgggacttccctggtggcgcagtggttaagaatccgcctgccaatgcaggggacacgggttcgagccctggtccgggaggatcccacatgccgcggagcaactaagcacgtgcgccacaactactgggcctgctctcgagcccgcgagccacaactactgagcccacatgccacaactactgaagctcgcatgcctagagcccgtgccccacaacaagagaagccaccgcaataacaagcccacgcaccgcaacgacgagtggcccccgctcgccgcaactagagggagcctgcgcgcagcaacgaagacccaatgcagccataaataaatacataaattaaaaaatttattttaaaaaaattgacttgtgttgcaaaaaaaaaaaaaagattatgtgaAAAATCCCAACCGTAATCAGCAGTCACTTTTACTTTATAAACTAAGATTACTCTGTCTAGTGCACTAGATATATTCACTATCTTAATTGTgctgatggtttcatgggtgtgtaCTTATGTCAAACTtataaaattgtataatttaaatatatgcagtttactGTATGTCAGTTATGCCTCAAGAGAGCtggttttaaaaagagataaactCAGGGCAAGAGTGTAAATGagacaatttcttttttcctaatcatTTTTCAGGATCACCTTCTCTGGTTGGGCCTAAGGTTACACTACCAACTAGGCActtataaaaacttttatttgtaCATTTCTCTTAACTGACTTTgttcaaaatcaaaaacaaaccaTTTAAATTCCAGATCTGTAATGCCAGGACCGTCTCATTACTATGGGGTAAGTATTCACAAGAGCTGTAAATGTGTTTTGACTCTTaaggaaaagtatttttaagtttctttccaATGAGAATTTAGTGActgggtttttcttttctgcatagAATTTAAGTCCCCCCAATTACACAAAGCTCCATTTTGGCAGAGACTTCATCTTTCTGTTCACCCTCATATGCCTAGCATCTAGAACACTGTTAAGCACAcaacaggcactcagtaaatacctgtcaaagaatgaataaaatccCACT
Coding sequences:
- the LOC131742126 gene encoding myelin-associated neurite-outgrowth inhibitor-like; translated protein: MNPVYSPGSSAVPYANAKEISYPAGFPMGYAAAPAYSPNTYPGANPTFQTGYTLGKPYEVSCSPTSGAVPPYSSSANPYQTTGHPVRSAYPQQSAHAQQGTHYPQPLYAVPPHVIHHHTVVQPNGMPATVSPTPIRLPRGNGVTMSTAAGTTIATSAGTLLTARPLPKSCRPHPVTVPTYRAPGTPTSSYVPPQW